The DNA window GGCACCGGCGGCCGCGCCAGCGACGCGCCCTGCGGCGGTCGTGTCGTCGACTCCGGCGACACCGCCGGCATCGCCGAAACCCGCGACCAAGCCCGCAGGCGCGACGCCTGCCCCTCAACAAGCAGTTGCCAATTCGGGTGACCAGCGCCCGCCGGCGATGATCAAGGCCCTGGCGGCCGCCAAGGCAGCGACCCAGCCCGCGGTCGCGTCGGCGACAAAGCCCGCGACCGCACCCGCCGTCGCCGGTCGCCCGGGCCGCGGAGCGCCGGCTTCGGGTCCCGGTGCCAGCTTCGACCGCGCCATCGAACACATCGAAGGCCAGCTCGCCCTGACCGCCAAGGACTACCCCAAGGCGATCAAGCTGCTGACATCGGCGAACATCCGCCAGGAACACCTGAGCCTGGTCCACCTCGCCGCCGGCGACAACGCCAAGGCGATCGACCTGGCAAAAAAGGCCGCCGACAGCGCTAAGGGGCAGACCTATCCGCTGGCCAACTACGTAAAGGTCCTCTTCAACACCGGCAAAAAGGACGAAGCCAAGGCACAGCTCGAAAAGCTCAACGAACTGGCGTTTTTCGTGGATCTGAAAGTCGAGCCTTACAAGTCGATCGGCCCGATCGCCAAGGCGTTCGGTGTGACGAAGGACGACTGGCGTCCGGAATACAAGCCGGCGAAAGACCTCGGCGAGCGCCCGCCGCTCGACCAGCTCGGGCCGTTCCGCTGGCACCCTTCGCCCGCGCCGGCGTTCAGCGCCCCTGCCGCCGACGGGGCGGCAATCAACCTCGAATCCTACAAGGGCAAGCCGGTGGTAGTGATCTTCTACCTCGGCTACGGCTGCCTGCACTGCACGCAGCAGCTCGCGGCGTTCGCCCCGCTCGCCAAGCAGTACGCCGAGGCTGGCATCTCGCTGGTCGCGATCAGCACCGACGACCGTGAATCGCTGCACAAGGCATGGGAAGGTGCCAAGCTCCAGGACGCCGGCCAGTTCCCGTTCCCGCTCGCGGCCGATCCGAAGATGGACATCTTCAAGCGGTACAACTGCTATGACGATTTCGAGAAGTCGCCGATCCACGGCACGTTCCTGATCGACGGCAAGGGGCTCATCCGCTGGCAGGACATCAGCGCCGAGCCGTTCATGGATGGCGCATTCCTGTTAAAGGAAGCGAGGCGGCTGCTGGCGGCGGGGTGAATGACGCCGGCCGATGTGGCCCTCTGACGCACCGGCCGGGCGAGATCAGAGAGAAGGCTTGAAATCCCGGCGAAAGTTCTCTGAACAAACCCGGGCTCCGATTGGTACATCGGATTGATGAGACGTTTTGTTGTGCAACTAAGCCCCACCGTTCGTTCACTGTCGGCCGCGCTGGCGGTCTTCACCGCCGTTGCGATGTCCGTTCAGGTCGTGAATGCGGCCGAAGTCACCGGCGAAGCAATCTACACCCAGCAATGCGTCCGTTGCCACAGCCCCAGCGGTGGCGGAACGAAAAAGGCCGCACTTCCGCTGATCGGCGACAAGTCCCTGCCGCAACTGGCCCGCGTGATCCAGCGGACCATGCCCGAGAGCGATCCGGGCTCGCTGTCGCAGGCCGACGCCGCCAAGGTTGCCGAGTATGTCTACAAGGGCTTCTATTCCCCCGACGCCCAGGCCAAAGCCAACCCGCCGCGGGTAGACCTCGCCCGGCTGACCGTCCGCCAGTATCGCAACTCTGTCGCCGACCTGATCGGCAGTTTTCGGCAACCCATCAAACCGGACGACCGGCGAGGCTTGCGCGGCGAATATTTCGCGTCGCGCGATTTCCGGACCGATCGCCGGCTAATCGACCGGATCGACCCCGAGCTGAACTTCGATTTTCACGCCGACGGCCCGGCTGAGGCGGCTCCGCAGGACGTACGAGCGTCGAAAGACGACGGCAAATCCAAGTCGGGTACAGCCGCGAAAGGGGCACCCGAGTCCAAGGCGGCGGCAGGCCAAGACGACGGCAAGTCGAAGGACGGCTTCAATCCGCAGCAGTTCTGCGCCCGCTGGGAGGGGTCCGTGACCGCGCCGGAAACCGGGCCGTACGACTTTGTCGTCCGCAGCGATCAGGCCGTCCGCCTGTTCGTCAATGATCTGCGCACGCCGCTGATCGACGCGATGATCAAGTCCGGTTCGGACACCGAGTTTCGGGGCACCATTTTCCTGCTCGCCGGGCGGAGCTATTCGCTGCGGCTGGAGTTCTCGAAGGGTCGGCAACTGACGCCGGAGAATCTGCGCAAGCACCTGCCGCCGGTGCCGGCATCGGTGGCACTGTTGTGGAAGGCCCCGCACCGACCGGAGGAGATCATTCCGTCGCGGCACCTGTCGGCGGGCCGGTCGGCGGAAGTCGCGGTGATCGAAACGCCTTTTCCGCCCGACGACCGAAGCTACGGTTGGGAGCGCGGCACGACGATCTCGAAGGAATGGTTCGCGGCGACGACAGGCGGCGCGCTCGAGGCGGCCGGCTACATCGCCGCGCGGCTTCCGGAACTGTCGGGCGTGCAGGACAACGCGTCCGATCGGGCGATCAAGCTGCGAGCGTTTTCCAAGACCTTCGCCGAGCGGGCGTTTCGGCGGCCGCTGACGGACGCAGAGAAGAAGCGGTACGTCGATTCGCAGTTCGACGCTGAGCCGAACGATCCGCAACTGGCGGTTAAGCGATCGGTGCTGCTGGTGCTGAAGTCGGCACGGTTTCTGTACCCGGCGTTGTCGGACATGCCGCCGCAGTACGCCGCCGCGTCGAAGTTGTCGTACACCCTCTGGGATTCGTCGCCGGACAAGCTGCTGATGGATGCTGCCGCGGCAGGAAAGCTCGGCACGCGCGACGAGCTTCGCCGGCACGCCGAGCGCATGCTGGCCGACCCCCGCGCTCGGACGAAAGTTCGCGAGTTTATGTTCGCCTGGCTGCACGTCGACCACTCGCCGGAAGTGGTGAAAGATGCCAAGCGGTTCCCGGGGTTCGATGCCAAACTCGCCGCCGACCTGCGGACATCGCTGGAGCTGTTCCTCGACGACGTCGTCTGGAGCGAGGCCTCGGATTTCCGCCAGTTGATGCTGTCCGACCAGGCTTACTTGAATGGCCGGCTCGCAAAGTTCTACGGGGCAGGCCTTCCGCCGGACGCCGGGTTTCAAAAGACGACCTTTGACCCGGGGCATCGGTCGGGGGTGGTGACGCATCCCTATCTCTTGTCGGTACTTGCGTACGCCGGCGAGAGCTCGCCGATCCACCGCGGTGTCTTCCTGGTGCGGGGGATTCTGGGTGTCTCCCTGCGGCCCCCGAATGAAGCTTTCGTACCCCTGCCGCCGGACAAGCACCCCGATCTGACCACCCGCCAGCGGGTTTCACTGCAGACCAAGGGGGAGTCATGCATCGGCTGTCACGGGGTCATCAACCCGGTCGGATTCGCGCTGGAGAACTTCGATGCAGTCGGCCGACATCGGGAGAGGGACGCGAGCAAGCCGATCGATGTGACCGGAGAATATGAGACGCGGGCCGGCCCCATCGCAAAATTCGACGGCCCCAAGCAACTCGCGACCTATTTGGCCGGTAGTGAAGACGTGCATGGGGCTTTCGCCCAGCAGATGTTTCAGCATCTTGTGAAACAATCGGTCCGTGCCTATGGCCTGCAAATGCCGGCCGAACTGCGGAAAACGTTCGTCCAGAACGGCTATAGTGTGAAGAAGTTGATTGTGGAGATCGCCGCAACCGCGGCTGAGAAGGTAGTCAGTAGTCAGTAGAGATTCGCGAGTCCTTTGTCCTCTCTGACGACTGACCACCGACTACTGGCTACTCCATCGCAAACGGAGTGATTAATGTCCCGTACTCGCCGCGAATTCATCCGAGACCTTGGCCTTAGCGCCGCGGCGATCCCGTTCGTGCTGAACCTGCCGAGCCTTGCGTTCGCCAACCAGGCGAAGCGCAAGCAGCGCGTCATTTTCATGTTCAGCCCCAATGGCGTGGTCCGGAAGAACTTCTGGCCGGACAAAGACGGTAAGGACTTTGACCTCAAAGAGATCCTGCAACCGCTGGCGCCGTTCAAAGACCGCACGCTGATGCTTAACGGCATGAGCACGCTGGTCCGCGGCGACGGCGACGGACACATGCGCGGCATGGGCTGCCTCCTCACCGGCACGGAACTGTTCCCCGGTAACATCATGGGCGGTGGCAACACGCCCGCCGGCTGGTCCAAGGGCATCTCGATCGACCAGGAACTCAAGAACTTTCTGCAAAAGAACCCGGCGACGAAGACGCGTTTCGGCTCGTTGGAGTTTGGCGTCATGGTCCCCGAACGGGCCGACACCTGGACCCGGTGGAGCTATGCCGGTCCGAACAAGCCGGTCACGCCGATCGACGATCCGTACCAGATGTTCGCAAAGCTGTACGGCAAGGCGAAAGACCAGGAAGCGCTCTCGAGCGTACTCGACGGCATCAAGGACGACCTGAAGAAGGTCGGAGCGGCCGTCGGTGCCGCCGACCGCAGGCTCATCGAAGAGCACGCGACCTTCGTCCGCGAGATGGAAGAAGAGCTGAAGCAGGCCAAGGCGGCGGCTTCCCACCCTGTGCCGGTGATCGAACCGGGCGTGCGCAAGGACAACGACAACATCCCGCAGATCAGCAAGGTGCAGATCGACCTGATGGTCAACGCGTTCGTGGCCGATTTCACCCGCGTCGCGTCGATGCAGTACACGCATAGCGTCGGCGGGGCGCGCATGAAGTGGCTCGGCATCACCGAAGGCCATCACACGCTCTCCCACGAGGGCAACGACAAGATTCCGGCCCAGGAAAAACTGACCAAGATCAACAAGTGGTTCTGCGAGCAGCTGGCTTACATGGCCAAACGCCTTGCCGAGACCCCGGAGCCCGGCGGCCAGGGCAGCCTGCTCGACAACACCACCATCATCTGGACCAACGAGCTCGGTGAAGGCAATTCGCACTCGCTGGACAATATCCCGTACGTGATGGTGGGCAACGGCCTGAACTTCAAGATGGGCCAGGCGATCACGTATCCCAAGCGCACCGCGCACAACCGCCTGCTGATGTCGATTGCACACGCGTTCGGACATGAGGTGAAGACGTTCGGCAGCGCAAACTTCTGCGGCGACGGGGCGCTGACGGGTTTGACCTGATCGGCGGTCAACGAAATGCGGGGCCTTGAAGAGGTGCTCCAAGGCGCGGCGAGTTCGTTCGTCGACCAGTTGCGCGGGTCTGATGCCCTTGACGCCAGTCAACCAATCGGCCTCGGTACCTGGAGGACTCCGGCGGGCAGGCGGGTCAGGAACTTAGGATGTCGCCCCACGAAACGCCTACAATCTGTCGCAATTTACGCCACCCCTTGAAATAGCCGATGATCTTGTCATGATGTGTGCGGGTTGAACCGGGCACGACCTGCACTTCGCAGTAGAATCGATCCGATAAACCGAATCGGCCGTTGAGATGAGCTCGCTGTAGTCGGCAGGTATTGTGCCGGAAGTGGTCTGCCGCATGGATGCGGGTTTGACCGGCAGTTGAAGCGACGTCAGGGATGACAGATGACGTCGTCGGGGCCGGTAGTTTCCTTCTTCCATGCTGGATGATTTCACACCACGACGGTGTGTTTGACCGCGCAAGCCATGGCCTGTTGAGGGCCTGTGTTGTGCGAGCTGTCCTGATGTCTATCAGGATGACGGTGTGAGACGTTCTCCCCGGCGGGAGGGCGTGAAATGGCAGTGAGTTCGATGTTGAAGCTCGAAAGTGATTGAAGTCCGGGCGGTATCCGGACCGTTTTGAGGGTCATCAAACCAATAGGACGGGGTAAGAGTCAGCGACGCACCAGCGAACGGAGTCGTTTTAAGGGATGGGCAGTGTAGCCGGGCCCTATGGACGGGGTCCTTCATTGCACCTCGCGTCGCGTACCGCCGGGCCTTGTTTAGCGTGTTGAGGCAAGTATGAGTCGTTCCTTGGAGCACCGGCGTCCGCCGGTCGTTCTTCAGTCCCCCGTGATTCCCGACCGCCGTCGCGACAGCCGTAAGCCGCTGCAGACGCGGAGCACGGTCGTCGTTCTCGACGGCCCGGACGCCAACACAACCCATGACGTGCTCACGCGCGACATGTCGTTCAGTGGCGTTTCTTTCCAGCTGAAGCTGCCGCTGAATGTCGGTTGGCGCGTCCGCCTGGATGTGCCCGGCCCCGGCAACAGCCTGACCCGCCGCACCGCCGAGGTCGTCCGCAGTCGCCCCCTGTCGAACGGCAAGTTCGAGATGGCGGTTCAGTTCCGCTCCGCATAACGCGACGGTCGAAAGTGGAATGCCGACCTTTGGTGCAACGCATCGGGTTTGCCGGCACCAATTCGACGATCCACAATCGACAATCAACCCGCTCCGAGTTCCAATTCCGACATGAGCCTTCTCGCTCGCGTCGCGACCGTCAGTCCCTTCGGACCGATTTTCGGCAAAGAGCTGCGCGTCACCAGTCGGCGAAAGCGCACCTATCTGCTGCGCGTCGGCTATCTCTCGCTGCTGCTGCTGGCGCTGTTG is part of the Humisphaera borealis genome and encodes:
- a CDS encoding DUF1592 domain-containing protein, whose product is MRRFVVQLSPTVRSLSAALAVFTAVAMSVQVVNAAEVTGEAIYTQQCVRCHSPSGGGTKKAALPLIGDKSLPQLARVIQRTMPESDPGSLSQADAAKVAEYVYKGFYSPDAQAKANPPRVDLARLTVRQYRNSVADLIGSFRQPIKPDDRRGLRGEYFASRDFRTDRRLIDRIDPELNFDFHADGPAEAAPQDVRASKDDGKSKSGTAAKGAPESKAAAGQDDGKSKDGFNPQQFCARWEGSVTAPETGPYDFVVRSDQAVRLFVNDLRTPLIDAMIKSGSDTEFRGTIFLLAGRSYSLRLEFSKGRQLTPENLRKHLPPVPASVALLWKAPHRPEEIIPSRHLSAGRSAEVAVIETPFPPDDRSYGWERGTTISKEWFAATTGGALEAAGYIAARLPELSGVQDNASDRAIKLRAFSKTFAERAFRRPLTDAEKKRYVDSQFDAEPNDPQLAVKRSVLLVLKSARFLYPALSDMPPQYAAASKLSYTLWDSSPDKLLMDAAAAGKLGTRDELRRHAERMLADPRARTKVREFMFAWLHVDHSPEVVKDAKRFPGFDAKLAADLRTSLELFLDDVVWSEASDFRQLMLSDQAYLNGRLAKFYGAGLPPDAGFQKTTFDPGHRSGVVTHPYLLSVLAYAGESSPIHRGVFLVRGILGVSLRPPNEAFVPLPPDKHPDLTTRQRVSLQTKGESCIGCHGVINPVGFALENFDAVGRHRERDASKPIDVTGEYETRAGPIAKFDGPKQLATYLAGSEDVHGAFAQQMFQHLVKQSVRAYGLQMPAELRKTFVQNGYSVKKLIVEIAATAAEKVVSSQ
- a CDS encoding PilZ domain-containing protein, whose protein sequence is MSRSLEHRRPPVVLQSPVIPDRRRDSRKPLQTRSTVVVLDGPDANTTHDVLTRDMSFSGVSFQLKLPLNVGWRVRLDVPGPGNSLTRRTAEVVRSRPLSNGKFEMAVQFRSA
- a CDS encoding DUF1552 domain-containing protein, whose amino-acid sequence is MSRTRREFIRDLGLSAAAIPFVLNLPSLAFANQAKRKQRVIFMFSPNGVVRKNFWPDKDGKDFDLKEILQPLAPFKDRTLMLNGMSTLVRGDGDGHMRGMGCLLTGTELFPGNIMGGGNTPAGWSKGISIDQELKNFLQKNPATKTRFGSLEFGVMVPERADTWTRWSYAGPNKPVTPIDDPYQMFAKLYGKAKDQEALSSVLDGIKDDLKKVGAAVGAADRRLIEEHATFVREMEEELKQAKAAASHPVPVIEPGVRKDNDNIPQISKVQIDLMVNAFVADFTRVASMQYTHSVGGARMKWLGITEGHHTLSHEGNDKIPAQEKLTKINKWFCEQLAYMAKRLAETPEPGGQGSLLDNTTIIWTNELGEGNSHSLDNIPYVMVGNGLNFKMGQAITYPKRTAHNRLLMSIAHAFGHEVKTFGSANFCGDGALTGLT